In Edaphobacter paludis, a single window of DNA contains:
- the fdhF gene encoding formate dehydrogenase subunit alpha → MKPLLNTPADHSPNTQLSIDGQHVPIRSGELLIDVINLYAMTHDRKPVPQVCYLSQMGPIETCDTCMVKVNGELVRACGTRAVAGMVVETMGEAVDVAQREAFDRILQNHMLYCTVCDNNNQNCTIHNTTADLDVKHQSRPYTPKPYPQDHSNPFYRYDPDQCILCGRCVEACQNVQVNETLTIDWESDHPRVLWDGGEKIEGSSCVSCGHCVTVCPCNALMEKSMIGHAGYLTNLPTQVLDDMIDVVKAIEPPIGYGPILALSEVESEMRNARVKRTKTVCTYCGVGCSFDVWTRDRHILKIEPMHGPANGISTCIKGKFAWDFTNSDDRLTKPLLRQGDTFVEITWDEALDVIEKKFTQVKKDHGPDALGFIASSKCTNEESYLMQKLARQVVGTNNIDNCSRYCQTPASKGLQRTVGYGADSGSIADIEQAALVVIVGSNTSESHPVLATRIKRSHKHRGQRLIVADLRKHEMAERADIFIRPNPSTDEVWLSAVAKYILDHNLHAKEFISQWVNHFDEYAKSLEPFTLEFAEKTTGIPQATLITVANEIAAAKSVCILWAMGVTQHCGGSDTSTCIANLLLLTGNFMRTGTGAYPLRGHNNVQGASDFGSMPNVFSGYQHVDDPNVRAKFEADWGCTLPTTKGLDNHEMIEAIHQGKLRVLYIKGEDTITSDANANDVGEAFRQLEFFVVQDINFSETCRYADLVLPASPSLEKEGTYVSTERRIQRLYKALEPLGESKPDWEIIQLIANKLGGNWKYKHPSDVMDEVARLTPSLAGVTYERLEGYKSLQWPVAADGRDTPLCYTEKFPFPDGKARFFPLEYLPPSEEVNATYDLHLNNGRLLEHFEQGSMTYRSAGIKEITPRTFVEVSPELAAERGITSGRHVQLTSPYGRVRVQVLVTDRVEGKQLYMPMNSIEEPVNLLTSSHTDRATHTPAFKETSVSMTVLPEQGDNPLPRKNFRYGTRTPQSGVEVERKWARADYRIPGSSPSDKLVQIKSTTV, encoded by the coding sequence ATGAAACCACTGCTTAACACTCCTGCCGACCATAGTCCGAACACGCAGCTCAGCATCGATGGCCAGCATGTTCCGATTCGATCGGGTGAACTGCTCATCGATGTCATCAATCTCTACGCGATGACTCATGACCGAAAGCCCGTTCCGCAGGTCTGCTACCTGTCGCAGATGGGACCGATCGAGACCTGCGACACCTGCATGGTCAAGGTCAATGGAGAGCTTGTCCGCGCCTGCGGCACGCGTGCCGTCGCGGGGATGGTCGTCGAGACGATGGGGGAGGCAGTCGATGTCGCGCAGCGCGAGGCCTTCGACCGTATCCTGCAAAACCACATGCTCTACTGCACGGTCTGCGACAACAACAACCAGAATTGCACCATCCATAACACCACCGCCGACCTTGACGTGAAACACCAGTCGCGCCCCTACACGCCCAAACCTTACCCGCAGGACCACTCCAATCCCTTCTACCGTTACGATCCCGACCAGTGCATTCTCTGTGGCCGTTGCGTCGAAGCCTGCCAGAACGTGCAGGTGAATGAGACGCTCACGATTGACTGGGAGAGTGATCATCCGCGCGTGCTTTGGGATGGCGGAGAAAAGATTGAAGGCTCCAGTTGCGTCTCCTGCGGTCACTGCGTGACGGTCTGCCCTTGCAATGCGCTCATGGAAAAATCCATGATTGGACATGCGGGGTATCTGACGAATCTTCCTACGCAGGTGCTCGACGACATGATCGATGTGGTCAAAGCCATCGAGCCTCCCATCGGCTACGGTCCCATTCTAGCGCTCTCTGAGGTGGAGTCGGAGATGCGCAATGCGCGGGTCAAGCGGACGAAGACCGTCTGCACCTACTGCGGTGTAGGTTGCAGCTTTGATGTGTGGACACGCGACCGCCACATCCTCAAGATCGAGCCGATGCATGGCCCTGCGAACGGCATCTCTACGTGCATCAAGGGGAAGTTTGCGTGGGATTTCACTAACTCCGATGATCGCCTAACTAAGCCGCTGCTGCGTCAGGGCGACACTTTTGTAGAGATCACCTGGGACGAAGCGCTCGACGTTATCGAGAAGAAGTTTACGCAGGTCAAAAAGGACCATGGCCCCGATGCGCTCGGCTTTATCGCCTCCTCCAAATGCACGAACGAGGAGAGCTATCTTATGCAGAAGCTCGCCCGTCAGGTCGTAGGGACAAACAACATCGACAACTGCTCGCGCTATTGCCAGACCCCCGCATCGAAGGGCCTGCAACGCACCGTCGGCTATGGTGCAGATTCGGGTTCTATCGCCGATATCGAGCAGGCTGCGCTTGTGGTCATTGTTGGCTCCAATACTTCGGAGAGCCACCCGGTCCTCGCCACTCGCATCAAGCGCTCGCACAAGCATCGCGGGCAGCGGCTCATCGTCGCCGATCTGCGCAAGCATGAGATGGCGGAGCGCGCCGATATCTTCATCCGCCCCAATCCTTCGACCGACGAGGTGTGGCTGTCTGCTGTTGCAAAATACATCCTCGACCATAATCTTCACGCCAAAGAATTCATCTCGCAGTGGGTGAACCACTTCGATGAGTACGCCAAATCTCTTGAGCCGTTTACTCTCGAATTCGCGGAGAAGACCACTGGGATTCCCCAGGCCACGCTCATCACGGTCGCCAACGAGATTGCCGCTGCGAAATCCGTTTGCATTCTGTGGGCCATGGGCGTGACGCAGCACTGCGGCGGCTCCGATACATCAACCTGCATCGCCAATTTGCTTCTGCTGACGGGTAACTTCATGCGCACCGGAACGGGAGCCTACCCGCTGCGCGGCCACAACAATGTGCAGGGTGCCAGTGATTTTGGCTCGATGCCGAACGTCTTCTCCGGCTACCAGCATGTGGACGATCCAAATGTCCGCGCCAAGTTCGAGGCCGACTGGGGCTGCACTCTTCCGACCACCAAGGGGCTCGATAACCACGAAATGATCGAGGCGATTCATCAGGGCAAGCTGCGTGTGCTCTACATCAAGGGAGAGGACACGATCACCTCGGACGCCAACGCCAATGATGTCGGCGAGGCCTTCCGCCAGCTTGAGTTCTTCGTCGTGCAGGACATCAACTTCTCCGAGACCTGCCGCTATGCCGACCTCGTCCTGCCAGCTAGCCCCTCGCTCGAAAAGGAGGGCACCTACGTCAGCACCGAGCGCCGCATTCAGCGTCTGTACAAGGCGCTCGAACCGCTGGGCGAATCCAAACCCGACTGGGAGATCATTCAGCTTATTGCCAATAAGCTCGGCGGCAACTGGAAGTACAAGCATCCCTCCGACGTTATGGACGAGGTGGCGCGGCTTACGCCATCGCTTGCCGGCGTCACCTACGAACGCCTCGAAGGCTACAAGTCGCTGCAGTGGCCGGTGGCCGCTGATGGCAGGGACACGCCGCTCTGCTACACCGAGAAATTTCCATTTCCCGATGGCAAGGCGCGGTTTTTTCCACTCGAATACCTCCCGCCTTCGGAAGAGGTCAATGCGACCTATGACCTGCATCTGAACAATGGTCGCCTGCTCGAACACTTCGAGCAGGGAAGCATGACCTACCGGTCCGCTGGAATCAAGGAGATCACGCCCCGTACGTTCGTCGAGGTTTCACCAGAACTGGCCGCCGAACGCGGCATTACCAGCGGCCGCCATGTTCAGCTCACGTCGCCCTATGGCAGAGTCCGCGTGCAGGTGCTGGTCACGGATCGTGTCGAGGGCAAGCAGCTCTACATGCCGATGAATTCGATCGAAGAGCCGGTCAATCTCCTCACCAGCAGCCATACGGATCGTGCGACTCACACGCCTGCCTTCAAGGAGACCTCGGTCAGCATGACGGTGCTTCCTGAACAGGGCGACAATCCGCTGCCGCGCAAGAACTTTCGCTACGGTACCCGCACTCCGCAGAGTGGGGTCGAGGTCGAGCGCAAGTGGGCTCGCGCTGACTACCGCATTCCAGGAAGCTCCCCCAGCGATAAGCTGGTCCAGATCAAATCAACAACGGTATAA
- a CDS encoding DUF1641 domain-containing protein, whose translation MSNPIAFKPKPVDPHLELERRLHAAPREHAEALLVVYDILQAAHDNGLLDTAHGLISARDTILGKLAEYAKTPEGETGIRNILAAAKVLGALDPEVLDRLSRSIVTASHEHGEEQKPPSLWQLFKRTNSEDSRRGLSFLTLMLAGLGKSLKRR comes from the coding sequence ATGTCCAATCCTATCGCCTTCAAACCCAAACCAGTCGATCCGCACCTCGAGCTGGAGCGCCGCCTCCATGCTGCTCCTCGCGAACATGCGGAGGCGCTGCTGGTCGTTTATGACATTCTTCAGGCCGCCCATGACAACGGCCTGCTCGACACCGCTCATGGTCTGATCAGCGCGCGCGACACCATCCTTGGCAAGCTTGCCGAGTACGCCAAAACCCCGGAGGGCGAGACTGGCATCCGTAACATTCTTGCCGCAGCTAAAGTTTTGGGTGCTCTCGATCCTGAGGTTCTCGACCGGTTGTCACGATCGATCGTCACGGCTTCGCATGAGCACGGAGAGGAGCAGAAGCCGCCGAGCCTTTGGCAGCTCTTCAAACGCACGAACTCTGAAGATAGCCGCCGCGGCCTCTCGTTCCTGACGCTTATGCTCGCGGGCTTGGGCAAATCGCTCAAGAGGCGATGA